Proteins co-encoded in one Gouania willdenowi chromosome 1, fGouWil2.1, whole genome shotgun sequence genomic window:
- the shoc2 gene encoding leucine-rich repeat protein SHOC-2, which produces MSSTLGKEKDSKEKDPKSGPTGKDREKEAKALASLVKDGGKETKTKGKESKEGKKDTSSSTPGVAFSVDNTIKRPNPAAGTRKKSSNAEVIKELNKCREENSMRLDLSKRSIHMLPTSIKELTQLTELYLYSNKLQSLPAEVGCLSGLGTLALSENSLTSLPDSLDSLKKLRMLDLRHNKLREIPAVVYRLTSLMTLYLRFNRITTVEKDIRNLSKLTMLSIRENKIKQLPAEIGELCNLITLDVAHNQLEHLPKEIGNCTQITNLDLQHNELLDLPETIGNLASINRLGLRYNRLSAIPRSLAKCRELEELNLENNNISVLPEGLLSSLVNLTSLTLARNCFQSYPVGGPSQFSTIYSLNMEHNRINKIPFGIFSRAKVLSKLNMKDNQLTSLPLDFGTWTSMVELNLATNQLTKIPEDVCGLVSLEVLILSNNLLKKLPHGIGNLRKLRELDLEENKLECLPNEIAYLKDLQKLVLTNNQLTTLPRGIGHLTNLTHLGLGENLLQHLPEEIGTLENLEELYLNDNPNLHSLPFELALCSKLSIMSIENCPLTHLPPQIVAGGPSFIIQFLKMQGPYRAMV; this is translated from the exons ATGAGCAGTACATTAGGTAAAGAAAAAGATTCGAAAGAAAAGGACCCTAAAAGTGGTCCGACAGGTAAAGACAGAGAAAAGGAGGCCAAGGCACTGGCAAGTTTAGTCAAGGATGGGGGCAAAGAAACAAAGACCAAAGGGAAAGAATCCAAAGAAGGAAAGAAGGACACCAGCAGCTCGACGCCGGGTGTGGCTTTCTCTGTTGACAACACGATAAAGCGGCCAAACCCGGCAGCGGGGACTCGCAAAAAGTCGAGCAACGCAGAAGTGATCAAGGAACTCAACAAATGTCGGGAGGAGAACTCAATGAGGCTGGACCTTTCCAAACGGTCAATTCACATGCTACCCACCTCCATCAAGGAGTTGACTCAGTTGACTGAACTGTACTTATACAGCAACAAGTTGCAGAGCCTGCCAGCGGAGGTGGGTTGTCTATCAGGCCTGGGCACGCTGGCCCTCAGCGAAAACTCTTTAACCAGTTTGCCCGACTCCCTGGACTCCTTGAAGAAACTTCGAATGCTTGACCTTCGGCACAACAAGCTGAGGGAAATACCGGCTGTCGTTTATCGCCTGACATCTTTAATGACATTGTACCTACGCTTCAATCGCATCACCACAGTAGAGAAAGACATCCGGAACCTATCCAAACTCACAATGCTTAGCATTCGAGAGAACAAGATTAAACAGCTTCCTGCAGAGATAG GGGAGCTATGCAACCTCATTACCCTGGATGTCGCCCATAATCAGTTGGAACATCTACCAAAGGAGATTGGAAATTGCACACAAATAACCAACCTCGACTTGCAGCACAATGAGCTTCTGGACCTCCCAGAGACTATAG GCAATCTTGCAAGCATAAACCGCTTAGGCCTGAGATATAATAGATTGTCAGCCATTCCCAGATCATTAGCCAAATGTCGAGAACTGGAAGAGCTAAACcttgaaaacaacaacatttcaGTGTTGCCAGAG GGCCTGCTCTCAAGCCTGGTAAACCTGACAAGTTTAACGCTGGCAAGAAACTGCTTCCAGTCGTACCCTGTGGGCGGGCCGTCCCAATTCTCCACTATTTATTCCCTCAACATGGAGCACAACCGCATCAACAAGATCCCATTTGGTATCTTCTCCAGGGCCAAAGTGTTAAGCAAGCTTAACATGAAG GACAACCAGTTAACATCGCTGCCTCTGGACTTTGGCACATGGACTAGTATGGTTGAACTAAACCTGGCAACTAATCAGCTGACCAAGATCCCAGAGGATGTCTGTGGTCTCGTCTCTCTGGAG GTGTTAATATTGTCTAATAATCTTCTCAAGAAGTTGCCACATGGTATTGGGAATCTGAGAAAGTTGCGGGAGCTGGACTTGGAGGAAAACAAGTTGGAGTGTCTACCTAATGAAATAGCTTATCTTAAAGATTTACAG aAATTGGTGTTAACAAATAATCAGCTGACCACATTACCCAGAGGTATCGGTCACCTGACCAACCTGACCCACCTCGGTCTGGGAGAGAACTTGTTGCAACATCTTCCTGAGGAGATTG GAACACTGGAGAACTTGGAGGAGCTGTACCTCAATGACAACCCCAACCTGCACAGCCTCCCGTTTGAGCTGGCCCTGTGCAGCAAGCTGTCCATAATGAGCATTGAGAACTGCCCGCTGACCCACCTGCCGCCTCAGATCGTGGCAGGAGGCCCTTCCTTCATCATCCAGTTCCTCAAAATGCAGGGACCTTACCGTGCCATGGTCTGA